Within Amycolatopsis sp. FDAARGOS 1241, the genomic segment GTTCATCGGGCACCTCCGTGCCCTCGCTCTTACCCGCCCGAACCGGCGGTTATCCGCACGCGGCGGCGAACTGGGCCGTTCGGCGCAAGCCGCTCAGGCCGGTCGGCGGCGCACCGAATCCAGCGCGGCCCAGCCGCCGTGGGTGGCGAGCAGCGTGAGCACCTGCTCGGCGTGCGCGGCGAAGCGCTGCAGGTCCTCGTGGAGTTTCGTCGCGCGGTCCGGGTCCAGGGGTGCGTAGTCGTCCCACCAGAGGCCGATGACGGCGCTCGCGCAGAGCACCAGTCCCTGGATGACGTGCACGAACTCCTCCACCGGATCGGCGCAGGACTGGCGGTAACAGGTCTCGATGTCGTCGCAGGCTTCGAGGAGGTCCCGGAGCTGGTCGACAGCGTCGGCGGGCGTGCCGTTCCACGCGGCGCTCGGCCAGGCGCGATCGCTCAGCTCGAGCCACAGGCGCCAGCCGGCGACCAGCTCGGCGTCGTCGCGCGGCTTCCAGGTGTCAGGGACCGGCCAGAACATGCCGACGACTGTGACACTCGCCGAGCGGCCTGCACAACCGGAATGGCCCAACGGGTCGAAAAGACTTCGCGTTCGTACCCTCTTTCCGCGATCCTCGAAGCGTGCTCATCCGCGACGCGACGGGCGAAGACTGGCCCGCCATCTGGCCGTTCCTGCACGACATCGTCGCCGCCGGCGAGACCTACACGTTGCCGCGCGACCTGCGCGAACAGGACGCGCGAGCCCTCTGGTACCAGAAGCCGCCCGGCCGGACCGTGGTCGCCGTGGCAGAGTCCGGAACCGTGCTCGGCTCGGCGAAGGTGTGCCCGAACCAGCAGGGCCCGGGCGCGCACGTCGCCAATGCCAGCTTCATGGTCGACCCGGCGCGGTCCGGTCAGGGCGTCGGGCGGGCGCTCGGCGCGCGCCACGGGCTACCGCGCGATGCAGTTCAACGCCGTGGTCGAAACCAACACCCACGCGGTGGCCCTGTGGAAGTCACTCGGCTTCACCGTGGTGGGCACGGTGCCCGAAGCGTTCCACCACCCGGTGCACGGCTACGTCGGGTTGCACGTGATGCACCGGTACCTGTAACCGCTGGTCCCACGGGATCAGCTGAGCACCGGCGGCACGAACACGCACTTGGGGGTCCGTGCGTGCGCCGGGTCGAGCGCGTTGAGCACTTCGCGCTGGGCGATCGGGTCGTACGGGATGCCGAGGTGGTCGGTGAAGTCCTGCGCGCAGATGTCCTGCAGCACGATGTTCTCCACGTTCGGCGCCGACTTGAGGAACGCGTTGGTGTAGGGCGTGACGACGTCGTCGAACTTCGTCTGGATCACGGTGTAGGCGATGCCGGGCACGGTGTCGCCACCCGCGTTGAGGTCGGCGAGGAACGCCGAGCCCGTGGACTGCTCGTTGCAGGCCGCGCACGCGACACCCACGAGGTCGCGTGCTGGCGGGATCGCCTGGACGGTGCTCAGCAGGCCGTATAGGCTCGTGCCGTGGTTCGACGGCGAGAGCCCGATGAGCTTGTCGATCTTCGCGGCGCCGCCCAAGTACTTGATCCAGTAGCGCGGGTTCATGCCGCCCTGCGAGTGTCCGACGATGTCGAGCTTCGCCGCGCCGGTTGCCGCGAGCACCTCGTCGCCGAACTGCGCGAGCTGCGCCGCGGTACCTGCGACCGGCCCGACGGTCTGCAGGAAGCTGCCCGGCGAACCGCCGAAGTTGCCGGCGAACACGCAGTAGCCTTCGTCGGCGAGGACCTGCGAGAGGTTCGCCCAGTTCTCGTACGCGTTGGCTGTGGTGCCGTTGGACAGCAGCACCGGGTACGGGTGGTCCACGGTGGGCTTGCAGTTCCAGTCGTTGGCGCCGGGTGGCGCGATGGTCGGCTGGACGACGGAGTAGATCGCCGCCGAGATGATGTTCGGCTGGACGGGACCCGTGGGTTCCTGCACCGCCGCGCCGGCAGTGCCGGTCCCCAGAGCCGCCGCCCCGAGTGCCACCGCGAAGACCACCAGCCGCCGTCCGAACGCGCGCACGCCCATCCCGCTCCACCTCTCTGTGGGAACCCGATGATCACTCAACGGGTCAGCGGGGGAACGGAAACTCGCCCGAGTGGGTTACTTTCCGGCGGCGTTCGCTTCGAGAAACTTCTTCAGGTGCGGGTTCACGTCCGCGGCGTGCGAAAGGCTGAGGAAGTGCGCGCCGCTCACGACCGTCACCAGCGGTTCGGCGTTGGGCAGCGCGGCCACGAGCGTCTCGGCCCTGGCCATCGGGTACTCGCTGTCGCCGCTGCCGTGCAGCACGAGCACGGGCGCCTGGATCTCGCCGGCGCGTTCGAGCACGCTGTCGCGGCTGATGAGCGTCTCCATGATCCGCTGGAAGTGCTCGCCCGAAACCCCGAGCCACTTCTGCTTCCACGCTGAGGCGTCGTAGTCACCGAGGCAGAACACGGCCACGCCGTCGACCAGCGGCTCCGGCCCGGCCTCCAGCCAGGCCGCGATCAGGTGCCGGTAAACGGTGCCGGACCCTTCGGCCTCCGCCTCGGCGGACGTGCCCAGCACCGCCATCGCGGTCACGCGCTCGGGCTCGAGCAACGCCATCCGCAGCGCGATGAAGCCGCCCTGGCTCGTGCCCACGACGGCGGCCCGTTCGATGCCGAGGTGGTCCAGCACGCCGAAGGTGTCGCGGGCGACGTCCCAGTAGTCGAAGTCCGCGTCGGCGGGCGTGCCGCCGTGGCCGCGTTCGTCGACCGCGATCAGCCGGAAGTCCGCGCCGAACGCCTCGACTTGCGGCTCCCACATGTCGAGGTCCATCAGGAAGCTGTGCAGGAGCACGACAACCGGACCGTCGCCGCCGTGGTCGACGAAGTGGACCCGCTGCCCACCGTTCACGGTCACTGTGGCCATCCGCACCTCCGCGTCGCGCGTCGACCGGCATTTTCTCGCACGGGGAGCACGGTTTGGCAAGGGTCGTGGGGCCGGAGCAGAGGTCGGCCTGGCGCCTGGAGACCTGGTCGAGCGCGGCGTCGCCGGCGAGGCCGGGGCTACCTTCCGGCGACGTGCGTGGCGAGGAAACCCTTGGGGTGGGGGTTGACCTGTGCGGCGTGGGTGAGGCTGAGGAAGTGGGCGCCGTCCTCGATCGGCACGAGGGGTTCGGCGTGCGGCAGGCCGGCGACGAGCGCTTCGGCCTGCGCCATCGCGTACGCGCGGTCGGCGGTGCCGTGCAGGACCAGCGTCGGCGCCTGGATCTCGCCGAGCCGGTCGGCCAGGCTGTCGCGGCCGGTCAGGACGTGGATGAGCATGCGGGCGTGGTCGCCCTGCACGCGTTCGCGCCACCGGGCTTTCCAGGGACCCGCACCGGCGAACCCGTCGCCGAAGCAGATCGCGGCCACGCCCTCGATCACGTCGTCGGCTCCACCCTGCGCGAAGACCTCGCCGATCTGCCGGTACACGGCGGCGTACTCCGGGGTTTCGGCGTCGGCGGAGGTCCCCAGCACCGCCAGCGCCGTGATCCGCTCCGGCGCGAGCAGCGCCATGCGCATCCCGATGAACCCGCCCTGGCTGGTGCCGATCACGGCGGTGCGCTCGACGCCGAGGTGGTCGAGCACCGCGAAAGCGTCGCGGGCCACGTCCCAGTAGTCGAACGGCCGGTCGGCCGGGGTTTCGCCGTGGCCGCGCTCGTCGATCGCGATCACGCGGTAGTCGGCGCCGAGGGCCTCGATCTGCGGCTGCCACATCTCGTGGTCCATCAGGAAGCTGTGCAGCATCAAGACAGCCGGGCCGTCGCCGCCGTGGTCGACGTAATGCACCTGTTGTCCGCCCGGCACCGTCACCGAAGTCATGCGTACCTCCACCTGAGACAGACGAAGAATTTGTCTCACGCCGGTCGTGGTTTGGCAAGCCGCGCCCGTTGTCAGCCACAATGCCCGGATGACCGGCTCGCCCTCCACCGACGACGTCGTCCGCGCGGCGACCGAGGCGTACCTGCGCGGCGAGTCGATCGACATGTCGGCACTGGCCGCCGAGCTCGGCCTGAGCCGCGCCACGCTGTACCGGCGCGTCGGCAACCACGAGCAGCTGCTCGGCCGCGTCCTCGCCGACAGCACCGAGCGGACTTACCGCGCGGTCGAGGCCGGCGTGACCGGTCCCCCCGGCCTCGCGACGACGCTGGTGGTCGTCGAGCGTTTCATGCACACCGTCGTCACCCTGACCCCACTGCGGCAGCTCGCGACCCAAGACCCGGCGCTGTTCGCGAAGGTGATCATGGCGCCGGGAGAGGTCGAGACCCGGGCGACGCAGCTGTTCACAGAGCTGCTCGAGCGCAACGGCCTGCGCTTCGACGTGCCGGCCGCGGCGGTCGCGCAGGCCGTGGTCCGCATCGGCGATTCGTTCATGTACTCCCAGCTCCTCGGCGGCGAACCGCGGCTCGACGACGCGGTGCAGGTCATCGGGCTGCTGCTCGCCACCGCGAAGTGATCACCGGCGGCGCAGGCGCTTGTCGAGGATCGCCGGCGTGGGACTGATGTAGAAGTCGCCCGAGTGCACGTCGACCCCCGGGGCCACGATCTCGTCGATCCGGTCGAGCACGGCCTCGTCCAGCACGACGTCGGCGCCGGCCAGGAGGTCGGCCAGCTGCTCGGGCCGGCGCGGCCCGATGAGCACCGACGTGACGGCCGGGTGGGCGCGGACGAACGCGATCGCCAGGTGCGGCAACGAGATCCCCGCGTCGGCGGCGACGCCGGTGAGCTGTTCGACCGCGGCGGCCTTGGCTTGCACGCCGGGCCGGGAGAGGTCGAACATCTGGGCGCCGCGGCCGGCGTTGCGGTGCCCGGTGGTCGGGTCGGCACGGCCGGAGAGCCAGCCGGCGTTGAGCGGGCCGAAGGTCAGGACGCCCATTCCGTAGCGCTGGGCCGTGGGCAGCACGCGCTGCTCGACCCCGCGCGCGAGGATCGAGTACGGCGGCTGCTCGGTGCGGAAGCGGTGGTGGCCGCGGCGCTCGGCCGCCCACTGCGCTTCGACGGTCTCCTCC encodes:
- a CDS encoding alpha/beta fold hydrolase translates to MTSVTVPGGQQVHYVDHGGDGPAVLMLHSFLMDHEMWQPQIEALGADYRVIAIDERGHGETPADRPFDYWDVARDAFAVLDHLGVERTAVIGTSQGGFIGMRMALLAPERITALAVLGTSADAETPEYAAVYRQIGEVFAQGGADDVIEGVAAICFGDGFAGAGPWKARWRERVQGDHARMLIHVLTGRDSLADRLGEIQAPTLVLHGTADRAYAMAQAEALVAGLPHAEPLVPIEDGAHFLSLTHAAQVNPHPKGFLATHVAGR
- a CDS encoding QsdR family transcriptional regulator, whose product is MTGSPSTDDVVRAATEAYLRGESIDMSALAAELGLSRATLYRRVGNHEQLLGRVLADSTERTYRAVEAGVTGPPGLATTLVVVERFMHTVVTLTPLRQLATQDPALFAKVIMAPGEVETRATQLFTELLERNGLRFDVPAAAVAQAVVRIGDSFMYSQLLGGEPRLDDAVQVIGLLLATAK
- a CDS encoding triacylglycerol lipase — protein: MGVRAFGRRLVVFAVALGAAALGTGTAGAAVQEPTGPVQPNIISAAIYSVVQPTIAPPGANDWNCKPTVDHPYPVLLSNGTTANAYENWANLSQVLADEGYCVFAGNFGGSPGSFLQTVGPVAGTAAQLAQFGDEVLAATGAAKLDIVGHSQGGMNPRYWIKYLGGAAKIDKLIGLSPSNHGTSLYGLLSTVQAIPPARDLVGVACAACNEQSTGSAFLADLNAGGDTVPGIAYTVIQTKFDDVVTPYTNAFLKSAPNVENIVLQDICAQDFTDHLGIPYDPIAQREVLNALDPAHARTPKCVFVPPVLS
- a CDS encoding aldo/keto reductase; its protein translation is MERRTLGGTGISVSEYALGTMMFGAMGNTDHDESVRMIHTALDAGVNFLDTADVYSGGESEVIVGKAIAGRRDDVVLATKFGLPMGEDPNHRGASPRWVKRALEDSLRRLGTDYVDLYQLHRPDPATDIDETLGALSDLVRQGKVRAIGSSFFSPEETVEAQWAAERRGHHRFRTEQPPYSILARGVEQRVLPTAQRYGMGVLTFGPLNAGWLSGRADPTTGHRNAGRGAQMFDLSRPGVQAKAAAVEQLTGVAADAGISLPHLAIAFVRAHPAVTSVLIGPRRPEQLADLLAGADVVLDEAVLDRIDEIVAPGVDVHSGDFYISPTPAILDKRLRRR
- a CDS encoding alpha/beta fold hydrolase; the protein is MATVTVNGGQRVHFVDHGGDGPVVVLLHSFLMDLDMWEPQVEAFGADFRLIAVDERGHGGTPADADFDYWDVARDTFGVLDHLGIERAAVVGTSQGGFIALRMALLEPERVTAMAVLGTSAEAEAEGSGTVYRHLIAAWLEAGPEPLVDGVAVFCLGDYDASAWKQKWLGVSGEHFQRIMETLISRDSVLERAGEIQAPVLVLHGSGDSEYPMARAETLVAALPNAEPLVTVVSGAHFLSLSHAADVNPHLKKFLEANAAGK
- a CDS encoding N-acetyltransferase family protein; translated protein: MPASWSTRRGPVRASGGRSARATGYRAMQFNAVVETNTHAVALWKSLGFTVVGTVPEAFHHPVHGYVGLHVMHRYL